From a region of the Helianthus annuus cultivar XRQ/B chromosome 5, HanXRQr2.0-SUNRISE, whole genome shotgun sequence genome:
- the LOC110941711 gene encoding ubiquitin-like modifier-activating enzyme 5, whose product MEAELKATLSDLQNLKTSLSDPSHHASIDQIRLRVENLTSLAMAAPTRRSKVKDMSAEVVDSNPYSRLMALQRMGIVDNYERIREFSVAIVGIGGVGSVAAEMLTRCGIGRLLLYDYDTVELANMNRLFFRPEQVGMTKTDAAVQTLSEINPDVVLESFTMNITTVQGFETFISSLTNKSYNQKKEGTGVDLVLSCVDNYEARMVVNQACNELNQTWMESGVSEDAVSGHIQLLIPGETACFACAPPLVVASGVDERTLKREGVCAASLPTTMGVVAGLLVQNTLKFLLKFGQVSPYLGYNALKDYFPTMAMKPNPQCSNGPCLERQKEYMLLKPARDAAAKAKMEEELSTIEIPVHADNEWNISVVDDCEVDVINGQSSDALPEGLVHELPNADVYKHPTVSNDAVDTVDDLEDLKKQLEALNAL is encoded by the exons ATGGAGGCGGAACTGAAAGCGACGCTATCTGATCTCCAAAATCTCAAAACTTCATTATCCGATCCATCTCATCATGCTTCCATCGATCAA ATTCGGTTGCGTGTAGAGAATCTCACCAGTCTTGCAATGGCTGCACCGACTCGTCGTTCAAAAGTCAAG GATATGAGTGCAGAGGTTGTAGACAGCAACCCGTATAGTAGGCTTATGGCGCTGCAGAGGATGGGTATTGTGGACAATTATGAAAGAATACGGGAATTTTCAGTTGCTATAGTT GGTATCGGTGGGGTGGGGAGTGTTGCCGCTGAAATGCTTACGAGATGTGGTATTGGCCGTCTTTTGTTGTATGATTACGATACAGTGGAGTTAGCCAACATGAATAGGCTATTTTTTCGTCCTGAACAG GTTGGTATGACCAAGACTGATGCTGCTGTCCAAACGTTATCAGAAATAAATCCGGACGTTGTTCTCGAG AGCTTTACCATGAACATAACAACAGTGCAAGGCTTCGAAACTTTCATTTCAAGTCTCACAAATAAATCTTATAATCAAAAGAAAGAAGGCACCGGGGTGGATCTTGTTTTGAGCTGTGTAGATAATTATGAAGCAAGGATGGTTGTTAATCAG GCTTGCAATGAACTTAATCAAACTTGGATGGAGTCTG GTGTGTCTGAGGATGCTGTTTCGGGTCATATACAGTTGTTGATTCCTGGAGAAACTGCTTGTTTTGCATGTGCACCTCCTTTG GTTGTTGCATCTGGGGTGGATGAACGCACACTTAAACGTGAAGGAGTTTGTGCTGCATCTTTGCCTACTACTATG GGGGTCGTTGCTGGGCTTTTAGTCCAAAACACACTCAAGTTCTTGCTGAAATTCGGGCAAGTCTCACCATACTTG GGATACAATGCTCTTAAAGACTACTTCCCAACGATGGCAATGAAGCCGAACCCTCAATGTTCAAACGGACCTTGTCTAGAACGCCAG AAAGAGTACATGCTCTTAAAACCCGCAAGGGATGCAGCTGCCAAAGCGAAGATGGAGGAAGAACTATCAACAATTGAAATCCCAGTACATGCCGATAACGAGTGGAATATAAG tgttgttgatgattgtgaGGTTGATGTCATAAATGGCCAAAGCTCAG ATGCACTGCCAGAAGGTCTTGTTCATGAGCTTCCAAATGCTGATGTCTACAAGCATCCAACGGTCTCAAACGACGCTGTGGACACCGTAGATGATCTTGAAGATCTCAAAAAGCAACTTGAGGCCCTTAATGCTCTCTAG